A stretch of Lutra lutra chromosome 9, mLutLut1.2, whole genome shotgun sequence DNA encodes these proteins:
- the TEX37 gene encoding testis-expressed sequence 37 protein, which translates to MAGVVYPRQAPLDLDIYKSSYMVDYQPYGKHKYSRVTPQEQAKLDAQLREKEFYRAIPSSKPKLEDGYPAFRRLHMTAKDLGQPGFFPRQDQDHVATAEDECRFTSICHSMYPVSHALYLARGTPNRVRQSAGFPCLLEPELQPAPEEGKGYFLLPGCLCPYHHKVKFPVLNRWGPLMPFYQ; encoded by the exons ATGGCAGGTGTGGTGTACCCCAGACAG GCCCCTTTGGATTTAGACATATACAAGAGCTCCTACATGGTTGACTACCAACCCTACGGGAAGCACAAGTACTCCAGAGTCACACCACAAGAG CAAGCGAAGCTGGATGCCCAACTCCGGGAGAAAGAATTTTATAGGGCCATCCCCAGCTCTAAACCCAAGCTAGAGGATGGATACCCCGCCTTCAGAAGACTCCACATGACTGCCAAAGACCTGGGACAGCCCGGCTTCTTCCCCCGGCAGGACCAGGACCACGTGGCCACAGCGGAGGACGAGTGCAGGTTCACCAGTATCTGCCATTCCATGTACCCCGTTTCCCATGCCCTGTATCTGGCCCGGGGTACCCCTAACCGGGTCCGCCAAAGTGCCGGCTTTCCGTGCCTCCTGGAGCCGGAGCTCCAGCCTGCGCCGGAGGAGGGCAAGGGCTACTTTCTACTGCCTGGCTGCCTATGTCCGTATCACCATAAAGTCAAGTTCCCCGTCTTGAACCGATGGGGGCCCTTGATGCCATTTTACCAGTAG